The Clostridium chauvoei genome has a window encoding:
- a CDS encoding ABC transporter permease, producing the protein MENNFDMDKALFTPLSEDEKQFEQVVRPSVGYWKDAWTRLKRNKVALISLVVIILIIIAAAVVPSMSKFAYDATDLAKTNVRPNGTNWFGTDALGRDLFVRVMYGARYSLIIAFAATVINLVIGVIYGGVAGFIGGRVDNLMMRIVDVLYSIPTLIYVVLIMAAFYDPTSGKSGISTIILALSISYWVGMARIVRGDILQLKQQEFVLAAKTLGASKVRILFKHLIPNCIGSIIVTMTLLVPQAVFTEAFLSFIGLGINPPLASLGTLANDAMGAIYVHPYQLIFPAAAICLIILSFNLLGDGLTEALDPKHKR; encoded by the coding sequence ATGGAAAACAATTTTGATATGGACAAAGCACTTTTTACTCCTCTAAGCGAAGATGAAAAACAATTTGAGCAGGTAGTAAGACCAAGTGTTGGTTATTGGAAAGATGCATGGACAAGGCTTAAAAGAAATAAAGTAGCACTAATTTCTTTAGTAGTAATTATTTTAATAATTATAGCAGCAGCAGTAGTACCTAGTATGTCAAAGTTTGCATATGATGCAACAGACTTAGCAAAAACAAATGTAAGACCAAATGGGACTAATTGGTTTGGTACAGATGCTTTAGGTAGAGATTTATTTGTAAGAGTAATGTATGGTGCTAGATATTCACTGATTATTGCTTTTGCAGCAACAGTTATTAACTTAGTAATAGGTGTAATTTATGGTGGAGTTGCAGGCTTTATAGGTGGAAGAGTAGATAATTTAATGATGAGAATAGTAGATGTTCTTTATTCAATACCTACTCTTATATATGTAGTTTTAATTATGGCTGCATTTTATGATCCAACTAGTGGTAAAAGTGGAATATCTACTATTATATTAGCTCTTTCTATATCATACTGGGTAGGAATGGCTAGAATAGTTAGAGGAGATATTCTTCAATTAAAGCAACAAGAATTCGTTTTAGCTGCTAAAACATTGGGAGCTTCAAAAGTCAGAATATTGTTTAAACATTTAATACCAAACTGTATAGGATCAATTATAGTTACAATGACACTTTTAGTACCACAAGCGGTATTTACAGAAGCTTTTTTAAGCTTTATAGGACTTGGAATAAATCCTCCACTTGCATCTTTAGGAACACTAGCAAATGATGCAATGGGAGCTATATATGTTCATCCATATCAGTTAATATTCCCAGCAGCAGCAATATGTTTAATAATATTATCATTTAACTTACTAGGTGATGGATTAACAGAAGCATTAGATCCAAAGCATAAAAGATAG
- a CDS encoding aspartate-semialdehyde dehydrogenase: MYNIAIVGATGNVGRKFLEILEERNFPIKNLYLFASKKSAGSTLKFRDKKILVEETCEENIKNKKIDFALFSAGGSVSLEFAPKFVSYGAVVIDNSSAWRMNKDVPLVVPEVNPEDIKLHKGIIANPNCSTIQAMVPLKVLLDNYGIKRIVYSTYQAVSGAGMQGIADLKDGLNGVSPKKFPYPIAGNCLPHIDVFLENGYTKEEVKMIEETRKIFHEPDLKITATTVRVPVLNSHSESINIELNTDYKLEDVLKLFENAKGLTVYDNVNELKYPTPLVVSGQDNVFVGRIRRDFSIENGINLWVVADNIRKGAALNAIQIAELLIKDK; the protein is encoded by the coding sequence ATGTATAACATTGCAATTGTAGGGGCTACCGGTAATGTAGGTAGAAAGTTTTTAGAGATTTTAGAGGAAAGAAATTTTCCAATAAAAAATTTATATCTTTTTGCTTCAAAAAAATCTGCAGGCTCAACTCTTAAATTTAGAGATAAAAAAATACTAGTTGAGGAAACTTGTGAAGAAAATATTAAAAATAAAAAAATTGACTTTGCTCTATTTTCAGCTGGTGGAAGTGTAAGTTTAGAATTTGCTCCAAAATTCGTTTCTTATGGTGCCGTTGTAATAGATAATTCCAGCGCTTGGAGAATGAATAAAGATGTTCCACTAGTTGTACCTGAAGTTAATCCTGAAGATATTAAATTGCATAAAGGAATTATAGCTAATCCAAACTGTTCTACTATCCAAGCTATGGTACCTTTAAAAGTTCTTCTAGATAACTATGGAATAAAAAGAATAGTTTACTCTACTTATCAAGCTGTATCTGGAGCTGGAATGCAAGGAATAGCCGACTTAAAAGATGGATTAAATGGAGTTTCTCCAAAAAAATTTCCTTATCCTATAGCTGGTAACTGTCTTCCTCATATCGATGTGTTTTTGGAAAATGGTTATACAAAAGAAGAAGTTAAAATGATTGAAGAAACAAGAAAAATATTTCACGAACCTGATTTAAAAATTACTGCAACAACAGTTAGAGTTCCTGTTTTAAATAGTCATAGTGAAAGTATTAATATTGAGTTAAATACTGACTATAAATTAGAAGATGTTTTAAAATTATTTGAAAATGCTAAAGGTCTTACTGTATATGACAATGTAAATGAATTAAAATATCCAACTCCTCTTGTAGTTTCTGGACAAGATAATGTTTTTGTTGGAAGAATAAGAAGAGATTTTAGTATTGAAAATGGTATTAACTTATGGGTAGTTGCCGATAACATCAGAAAAGGTGCCGCACTTAATGCAATACAAATCGCAGAATTACTTATAAAAGATAAGTAA
- a CDS encoding ABC transporter ATP-binding protein: MSKLLEVKELRTSFSTHAGEVQAVRGVTFHLDRGEALGIVGESGCGKSVTMMSIMRLLSDNGKLVSGEIHFDEKDISSATEREMETIRGNDIGMIFQDPMTSLNPVFTVGDQLIEPLIKHRKLSKKEAKEKAIKMLDLVGIPSPESRMKQYPHEFSGGMRQRVMIAMSLICEPKLIIADEPTTALDVTIQAQILDLMKGLKEKLNTSIILITHDLGVVADLCTRINVMYGGVIVETGTTEDIFYRGKHPYTWGLLNSVPNPKSDIKEKLQPIEGQPPDLLKPPVGCPFAARCKYAMKVCLENQPPLFQVGEGHKTACWLCHENAPKVESPIRREE, from the coding sequence ATGAGTAAATTATTAGAAGTAAAAGAATTAAGAACCTCCTTTTCAACACATGCTGGTGAAGTACAAGCAGTAAGAGGAGTTACATTTCACTTAGATAGAGGGGAAGCATTAGGAATAGTTGGTGAATCAGGTTGTGGTAAATCTGTAACTATGATGTCTATAATGAGATTACTATCAGATAACGGAAAACTTGTTAGTGGTGAAATACATTTTGATGAAAAAGATATTTCATCAGCAACAGAAAGAGAAATGGAAACAATAAGAGGTAATGACATAGGTATGATATTCCAAGATCCTATGACATCTTTAAATCCAGTTTTTACTGTTGGGGATCAGCTTATAGAACCTCTTATAAAACATAGAAAGTTAAGTAAAAAAGAAGCTAAAGAGAAAGCTATAAAAATGCTTGATTTAGTTGGAATACCTAGTCCTGAAAGCAGAATGAAACAATATCCTCATGAGTTTTCAGGTGGTATGAGACAAAGAGTTATGATAGCTATGAGTTTAATATGTGAACCAAAGCTAATAATAGCTGATGAACCAACTACAGCTTTAGATGTTACAATTCAAGCACAAATATTAGATTTAATGAAGGGTTTAAAAGAAAAGCTAAATACTTCTATTATATTAATAACACATGATTTAGGAGTAGTTGCAGATCTTTGTACAAGAATTAATGTTATGTATGGTGGAGTAATTGTAGAGACGGGAACAACAGAAGATATTTTCTATAGAGGAAAGCATCCATATACATGGGGACTTTTAAATAGTGTTCCAAATCCAAAGAGTGATATTAAAGAAAAATTACAACCGATAGAAGGTCAACCACCAGATCTTTTAAAACCACCTGTTGGATGTCCTTTTGCTGCAAGATGTAAATATGCAATGAAGGTGTGTTTAGAAAATCAACCTCCTTTATTTCAAGTAGGTGAAGGTCATAAGACAGCATGCTGGTTATGCCATGAAAATGCACCAAAGGTAGAATCACCTATTAGGAGGGAAGAATAA
- a CDS encoding ABC transporter ATP-binding protein, whose translation MEDKKVLLEVKDLCKYFPVNKGVFAKKSYVKAVDRVSFTINKGETLGLVGESGCGKTTTGRTVLNLYEATAGQIIFDGKDITKYSPKEMLPLRKRMQMIFQDPYASLNPRMTVGDIIGEAIDIHGLMKGEKRTERIRYLLNKVGLNGDHINRYAHEFSGGQRQRIGIARALAVEPDFIVCDEPISALDVSIQAQVINMLEELQEEFGLTYLFIAHDLSMVKHISTHIGVMYLGRMVEKGPSNDVYSNPKHPYTKALLSAVPIPDPDVAKSNKRIVLEGDIPSPIDPPPGCRFKGRCRYAKPICGEVDPELKEIEPGHFVACHLFD comes from the coding sequence ATGGAAGATAAAAAAGTACTTTTAGAGGTAAAAGATCTTTGTAAGTACTTCCCTGTAAATAAAGGAGTATTTGCTAAGAAAAGTTATGTAAAAGCAGTAGATAGAGTATCTTTTACTATAAATAAAGGAGAGACTTTAGGTTTAGTTGGTGAATCAGGTTGTGGAAAAACTACAACAGGAAGAACTGTATTAAACTTATATGAAGCAACAGCAGGACAAATTATATTTGATGGTAAGGATATTACTAAATATTCACCAAAAGAAATGCTTCCTTTAAGAAAGAGGATGCAAATGATTTTCCAAGATCCATATGCTTCTTTAAATCCAAGAATGACAGTTGGAGACATTATAGGAGAAGCTATAGATATTCATGGACTTATGAAGGGTGAAAAAAGAACTGAAAGAATAAGATATCTTTTAAACAAAGTTGGTTTAAATGGAGATCATATAAATAGATATGCTCATGAATTTTCAGGTGGGCAAAGACAAAGAATAGGTATAGCAAGAGCTTTAGCAGTTGAACCAGACTTTATAGTTTGTGATGAGCCTATTTCAGCCCTTGATGTATCCATTCAAGCACAAGTAATAAATATGTTAGAGGAGTTACAAGAAGAATTTGGATTAACTTATCTTTTTATAGCTCATGACCTTTCAATGGTTAAACACATATCAACTCATATTGGTGTTATGTATTTAGGTAGAATGGTTGAAAAAGGACCAAGTAATGATGTTTATTCAAATCCTAAGCATCCATATACTAAGGCTCTTTTATCAGCAGTGCCAATACCAGATCCAGATGTTGCAAAATCAAATAAAAGAATAGTATTAGAAGGTGACATTCCATCTCCAATAGATCCACCTCCAGGGTGTAGATTTAAAGGAAGATGTAGATATGCAAAACCTATATGTGGAGAAGTAGATCCAGAACTTAAAGAAATAGAACCAGGTCACTTCGTAGCATGTCATCTTTTTGATTAG
- a CDS encoding polysaccharide deacetylase family protein, with product MRRRNRVIITIGLLAITVVTSIFFRQNENLVFAFLEKEQPIFRVNREDKAVSLTFDVNWAEEEYLQDILNVLEKYNVKATFFVMGKWVNYPEGNKEKLIKINEGGHEIGNHSYVHPMFPKIDDARIKEELEKTDQIIKDTIGVEPTKLFRFPSGDYNGKSYNTVSNLGYIPIQWDVDSVDWKQSNADTEYQRVMKKVKPGSIILFHNNAKYTPGNLEKIIPELQNQGYKFLPISELIYNEEYYINEEGEQRKK from the coding sequence GTGAGGAGAAGAAATCGTGTAATTATAACAATTGGGCTATTAGCTATAACTGTTGTAACATCTATTTTTTTTAGACAAAATGAAAATTTAGTATTTGCATTTTTAGAAAAGGAACAGCCTATTTTTAGAGTGAATAGAGAGGATAAAGCAGTTTCATTAACTTTTGACGTGAATTGGGCTGAAGAAGAGTACTTACAGGACATATTAAATGTACTTGAAAAATACAATGTAAAAGCTACATTTTTTGTTATGGGAAAATGGGTAAATTATCCAGAGGGAAATAAGGAAAAATTGATAAAGATAAATGAAGGAGGGCATGAAATAGGTAATCATAGTTATGTGCATCCTATGTTTCCTAAAATAGATGATGCTAGAATTAAAGAAGAACTTGAAAAAACAGATCAAATAATAAAAGATACTATAGGTGTTGAACCTACTAAATTATTTAGGTTTCCAAGCGGAGATTATAATGGGAAAAGTTATAATACAGTATCAAACTTAGGTTATATACCAATTCAATGGGATGTTGATTCAGTAGATTGGAAACAAAGCAACGCAGATACAGAGTATCAAAGAGTGATGAAAAAAGTAAAACCAGGATCAATAATATTATTTCATAATAATGCGAAATACACACCAGGTAACTTAGAAAAAATAATTCCTGAACTTCAAAATCAAGGATATAAATTTTTACCTATAAGTGAACTTATTTATAATGAAGAATATTACATTAATGAAGAAGGAGAACAAAGAAAAAAATAA
- a CDS encoding DUF4364 family protein produces MYENSTELAENKLLVLYVIKSLKRPITNTQLTEIILENNFINYFTLQQYISELISSDFLKYVLVNDKNLINITEKGDNVLSFFIDRISPIKKKIIDDYLLTIIDSIKRELTIHSDYTLGKNDSFLVDLKALEDDILLMELKVSVPSKKQAVSLCNRWKEDPSKIYTTIINTLFSDED; encoded by the coding sequence ATGTACGAAAATTCAACTGAATTAGCTGAAAACAAACTTCTTGTATTATATGTTATTAAATCTTTAAAACGTCCAATTACAAATACACAATTAACGGAAATAATACTTGAAAACAATTTTATAAATTATTTTACTCTTCAACAATATATAAGTGAACTTATATCATCTGATTTTTTAAAATATGTATTAGTGAATGATAAGAATCTTATTAATATAACCGAAAAAGGTGATAATGTTCTATCCTTTTTTATAGATAGAATTTCTCCAATAAAAAAGAAGATAATCGACGACTATCTTCTAACTATTATTGATTCAATAAAGAGAGAACTTACTATTCATAGTGACTATACCCTTGGTAAAAACGACTCTTTTTTAGTGGATTTAAAAGCATTAGAAGATGATATTCTTCTAATGGAATTAAAGGTTTCTGTTCCTTCTAAAAAGCAAGCTGTTTCTCTTTGCAATAGATGGAAAGAAGATCCTTCTAAAATTTATACAACTATTATCAATACACTATTTAGTGATGAAGATTAA
- a CDS encoding ABC transporter permease gives MVKYIGKRILTSILTIWVVITLTFFLIRMMPGGPFNTDKMTPEIKANLNAKYGLDKPIGEQYTIYMKNLLKGDFGESMIFKGRQVKNTIKYSAPKSAKVGAVAILVSLAVGVCLGIISALNAGKWPDRLCMILATLGITIPSFVIGAVLIYIFTVKLKLLPATGLSSWKNYVMPVIALSLSSMAFITRLTRSKLIDVLKSDYIRTAKAKGLSGRTVIFKHALRNSLIPIVTYLGPLVAGVLTGSFVIEKIFLIPGLGNEFTLTVLNRDYSALLGVLVFYSTLIVVANLIVDILYVIIDPRIKLEG, from the coding sequence ATGGTAAAGTACATAGGTAAAAGAATTTTAACTAGTATTTTGACAATATGGGTCGTTATCACCTTAACCTTTTTCCTAATTCGTATGATGCCAGGGGGACCTTTTAATACTGACAAAATGACGCCAGAAATAAAGGCCAACTTAAATGCTAAATATGGATTAGACAAGCCTATAGGTGAGCAGTACACAATTTATATGAAAAATCTTTTAAAAGGTGACTTTGGTGAATCAATGATTTTCAAAGGAAGACAAGTAAAGAATACAATTAAGTATTCAGCACCAAAATCTGCAAAGGTTGGAGCAGTTGCAATACTTGTTTCATTAGCAGTAGGAGTATGTTTAGGTATTATATCAGCACTTAATGCAGGGAAGTGGCCAGATAGATTGTGCATGATTTTAGCCACATTAGGTATAACTATACCAAGTTTTGTAATAGGTGCAGTGCTTATATATATCTTTACTGTTAAACTTAAACTATTACCAGCTACGGGGTTAAGTAGTTGGAAAAATTACGTAATGCCAGTTATTGCATTATCATTATCATCAATGGCATTTATAACAAGATTAACAAGAAGTAAATTAATAGACGTTTTAAAATCAGACTATATAAGAACAGCTAAAGCGAAAGGATTAAGTGGAAGAACAGTTATCTTTAAGCATGCTTTAAGAAATTCACTAATCCCTATAGTTACTTATTTAGGACCTTTAGTTGCAGGTGTATTAACAGGAAGTTTCGTTATAGAAAAGATATTCCTTATACCTGGACTTGGAAATGAATTTACATTAACAGTTTTAAATAGAGACTATAGTGCACTTCTAGGGGTACTAGTATTTTATAGTACATTAATAGTAGTAGCAAACTTAATAGTAGATATATTATATGTAATAATAGATCCAAGAATAAAATTAGAAGGCTAA
- a CDS encoding small, acid-soluble spore protein, alpha/beta type — MSKTPLKKIIKSKLKSNKELSEAEILREKIKYEIADELGLKDKVDEYGWGSLTAEETGRIGGIMTKRKKQLKIPTNDEILGRK; from the coding sequence ATGAGCAAAACACCATTAAAGAAAATAATAAAATCTAAATTAAAATCAAATAAAGAATTATCAGAAGCTGAAATTCTTAGAGAAAAAATAAAATATGAAATAGCGGATGAATTAGGATTAAAAGATAAGGTTGACGAATATGGTTGGGGTAGTCTTACAGCAGAGGAAACAGGGCGTATTGGTGGTATTATGACTAAAAGAAAAAAACAACTTAAAATTCCAACTAATGATGAAATACTTGGAAGAAAATAA
- a CDS encoding single-stranded DNA-binding protein has protein sequence MDNLMLNNKIYLEGKVVSELEFSHEMYGEGFYTFSVEVMRLSDSVDILNITVSERLISNMDLSIDKEIIIEGQLRSYNKFVDGSNKLILTVFARNIEPCIERSKNPNEIFLDGYICKEPVYRTTPFGREIADVLLAVNRAYNKSDYIPTIAWGRNSRFCQTLEVGDNIRVWGRLQSREYQKKINDTEVIKKVAYEVSISKMERVVAEEQSETEEIIGEEGAM, from the coding sequence ATGGACAACTTGATGTTAAATAACAAGATTTATTTAGAAGGAAAAGTAGTTTCAGAATTAGAATTTAGTCATGAAATGTATGGAGAGGGTTTCTATACATTTTCAGTAGAAGTAATGAGATTAAGTGATTCAGTAGATATTTTAAATATAACTGTTTCAGAAAGATTAATTTCAAACATGGATTTATCAATTGATAAGGAAATTATTATTGAAGGACAGCTAAGATCATACAATAAGTTTGTAGATGGTTCTAATAAGCTTATATTAACAGTATTTGCAAGAAATATAGAACCATGTATTGAAAGGAGTAAAAACCCAAATGAGATATTCTTAGATGGGTATATTTGTAAAGAGCCAGTTTATAGAACAACTCCTTTTGGTAGGGAGATTGCAGATGTGTTATTAGCTGTTAATAGAGCTTATAATAAATCAGACTATATTCCTACTATAGCTTGGGGAAGAAATTCAAGGTTCTGTCAAACTCTTGAGGTTGGAGACAATATTAGAGTTTGGGGAAGATTACAAAGTAGAGAATATCAAAAAAAGATTAACGATACAGAAGTAATTAAAAAGGTTGCCTATGAAGTTTCAATTTCTAAAATGGAAAGGGTTGTTGCTGAAGAACAATCTGAAACAGAAGAAATTATAGGTGAAGAAGGCGCTATGTAA
- a CDS encoding peptide ABC transporter substrate-binding protein, whose translation MKSSKLKKICAVALTFALGMTVLAGCSGNKADAGQTLIYNLGADPKTIDPALNEAVDGSTIIVNTFEGLCRLDENEKAIPGVAKEWKISDDGKVYTFNLRDDAKWSDGQAVTAKDFEYAWKRALDPKTAAAYAYQLYYIKGAEAFNTGKGSADDLGIKVIDDKTLEVTLENSTPYFLELMAFATYMPVRQDIIEANGDTWTQSPETYVSNGPFKMQEWAMKEKIVLGKNENYWNKDSVKLDTLDIRLGTDEVSAYAELKAGNFHMTDTIPVEEMEQAKTDGLYQQYPNLATYFFCFNVGNNVDKIDPAIEKALGNKKVRQALSIAIDRQSIVDNITKAGQVPAYSFVPEGIEVVAGKDFADKKYYDVKGDLEKAKALLVEAGYPNGEGFPKMTILINSEGTGHKNIAQYLQDTWKKIGIDVEIQNQEWQVFQSTRNEGNFQIARHGWSGDYVDPMTFLDMWTSASGSNDVGLKNAEYDETIKLAKGEADPAKRAELFRKAEDILMDEAAVIPLYYYTKVKGVDPKVKGFRVSTLGQVYFDEAYVEAK comes from the coding sequence ATGAAATCAAGCAAACTTAAAAAGATTTGTGCTGTTGCTCTAACATTTGCGTTAGGAATGACAGTGCTTGCAGGCTGTAGTGGCAATAAAGCTGATGCTGGCCAAACTTTAATCTATAACTTAGGAGCAGACCCGAAAACTATCGATCCAGCATTAAATGAGGCTGTAGATGGTTCAACAATTATAGTTAATACTTTTGAAGGTCTTTGTAGATTAGATGAAAATGAAAAGGCAATTCCGGGGGTTGCAAAGGAATGGAAGATTTCAGATGATGGGAAAGTATATACTTTTAATTTAAGAGATGATGCTAAATGGTCAGATGGTCAAGCTGTAACTGCTAAAGATTTTGAATATGCTTGGAAAAGAGCATTAGATCCAAAAACAGCAGCAGCCTATGCATACCAATTATACTATATTAAAGGTGCAGAAGCTTTTAATACAGGGAAAGGTAGTGCAGATGATTTAGGAATTAAAGTTATTGATGATAAAACATTAGAAGTAACATTAGAAAATTCTACTCCGTACTTCTTAGAACTTATGGCATTTGCAACTTATATGCCTGTAAGACAAGATATAATCGAAGCTAATGGAGATACATGGACACAATCACCAGAAACTTATGTTTCAAATGGACCTTTCAAAATGCAAGAATGGGCTATGAAAGAAAAAATAGTTCTTGGAAAGAACGAAAATTATTGGAATAAAGATTCAGTTAAATTAGATACTCTTGATATTAGATTAGGAACTGATGAAGTATCAGCTTATGCTGAATTAAAAGCAGGAAACTTCCATATGACTGATACAATTCCAGTTGAAGAAATGGAACAAGCTAAAACAGATGGATTATATCAACAATATCCAAATCTTGCAACTTACTTCTTCTGCTTTAATGTTGGAAATAATGTAGATAAAATTGATCCAGCAATAGAAAAAGCATTAGGAAATAAGAAGGTAAGACAAGCTCTATCTATAGCTATTGATAGACAATCAATCGTTGATAATATTACTAAAGCTGGTCAAGTACCTGCATATAGCTTTGTACCAGAAGGTATTGAAGTAGTTGCTGGAAAAGATTTTGCAGATAAGAAATACTATGATGTAAAAGGTGATTTAGAAAAGGCAAAAGCTTTACTTGTTGAAGCTGGATATCCAAATGGAGAAGGTTTCCCTAAGATGACTATATTAATAAATTCAGAAGGAACTGGACACAAAAATATTGCTCAATATCTTCAAGATACTTGGAAGAAGATAGGAATTGATGTTGAAATACAAAACCAAGAATGGCAAGTATTCCAAAGTACAAGAAATGAAGGTAACTTCCAAATTGCTAGACATGGTTGGTCAGGAGATTATGTTGATCCAATGACATTCTTAGATATGTGGACTTCAGCAAGCGGAAGTAATGATGTTGGACTTAAAAATGCTGAATATGATGAAACTATAAAGTTAGCTAAGGGTGAAGCAGATCCAGCTAAAAGAGCTGAGTTATTCAGAAAAGCTGAAGATATCCTTATGGATGAAGCAGCAGTAATTCCACTTTATTACTATACTAAAGTAAAAGGTGTTGATCCTAAGGTTAAAGGATTTAGAGTTTCAACATTAGGTCAAGTTTACTTTGATGAAGCATATGTAGAAGCTAAATAG
- the dapB gene encoding 4-hydroxy-tetrahydrodipicolinate reductase, with protein sequence MIKVILNGCSGKMGKVITECAKEFNNLEIIGGIDKYPSNYPYPVFKSVDDLSIDYDVLLDFSRADALKDLLKLTDKTKKPLILCSTGYNEDDLKLIDTKSKSLPLFRSANMSLGINLINSLLRKVTPLLYENYDIEIIEKHHNQKLDSPSGTAILLADTIKDSIIEDTFFINGRYGHKKREKNEIGIHAIRGGSIVGDHDVIFAGTGEVLELNHKAISREVFAIGALKACSYMGYIKEPGLYNMDDVLGL encoded by the coding sequence ATGATAAAAGTTATTTTAAATGGATGCAGTGGTAAAATGGGTAAAGTTATCACTGAATGCGCAAAAGAATTTAATAATTTAGAGATTATAGGTGGTATAGATAAATACCCTAGCAATTATCCATACCCTGTTTTCAAATCAGTAGATGATTTGTCTATAGATTATGATGTTTTACTAGACTTTTCTAGAGCTGATGCTCTTAAAGACTTATTAAAATTAACAGATAAAACTAAAAAACCTTTAATTTTGTGTTCTACTGGTTATAATGAAGATGATTTAAAGCTTATAGATACTAAAAGCAAAAGTTTACCATTATTTAGATCTGCTAATATGTCTCTTGGAATTAATCTTATAAATTCATTATTAAGAAAAGTAACACCATTATTATATGAAAATTATGATATAGAAATTATAGAAAAACATCACAATCAAAAACTTGATTCTCCAAGTGGTACTGCTATTTTATTAGCTGATACAATTAAAGATTCTATAATTGAAGATACTTTCTTTATAAATGGACGATATGGTCATAAAAAAAGAGAAAAAAATGAAATAGGTATTCATGCTATAAGAGGTGGCTCTATAGTTGGAGATCATGATGTTATTTTTGCTGGAACTGGTGAAGTACTAGAACTTAACCATAAAGCAATTTCAAGAGAAGTTTTTGCAATAGGTGCATTAAAGGCTTGCTCCTATATGGGTTATATAAAAGAACCTGGACTTTATAATATGGATGATGTTTTAGGACTATAA
- the dapA gene encoding 4-hydroxy-tetrahydrodipicolinate synthase, giving the protein MAIFKGSAVAIVTPFNNNGVNFEKLKELLEWHISEGTDAIVICGTTGEATTMTEKEKKETIKFTVDIVNKRIPVITGTGSNNTAAAIEMSKYAEKVGVDSILVITPYYNKTTNKGLIKHFKAINDAVNLPIILYNVPSRTGVNITPNQLLELSKFKNVTAIKEASGNISQIAKMKALCGDNIDIYSGNDDQIIPILSLGAIGVISVLANVLPNTVHKMTHAYLNGNVKEALKLQLDTLDLCNNLFIETNPVPVKTALNLMGMKVGPFRLPLCEMDTKNEEILKESLKFYKLL; this is encoded by the coding sequence ATGGCAATTTTTAAAGGCTCTGCCGTAGCTATAGTAACCCCATTTAATAATAATGGAGTTAATTTTGAAAAACTTAAAGAATTACTAGAATGGCATATATCTGAAGGTACAGATGCTATTGTTATATGTGGTACTACAGGTGAAGCTACCACTATGACTGAAAAAGAAAAAAAAGAAACTATTAAATTTACCGTTGATATAGTTAATAAACGTATTCCAGTTATAACTGGTACTGGTAGTAACAATACTGCTGCTGCTATAGAAATGAGTAAATATGCAGAAAAGGTTGGTGTTGATTCTATTTTAGTTATTACACCATATTATAATAAAACCACTAACAAAGGGCTAATTAAGCATTTTAAAGCAATTAATGATGCTGTAAATCTTCCTATTATACTTTATAATGTTCCATCTAGAACTGGTGTTAATATAACTCCTAATCAGCTTCTAGAACTTTCAAAATTTAAAAACGTAACAGCAATAAAAGAAGCTAGCGGAAACATTAGCCAAATAGCTAAAATGAAAGCTTTATGTGGTGATAATATAGATATCTATTCAGGTAATGATGATCAAATTATCCCTATTCTCTCTTTAGGTGCTATTGGAGTAATCTCAGTCCTTGCTAATGTGCTTCCAAATACGGTTCATAAAATGACACATGCTTATCTTAATGGTAATGTTAAAGAGGCGTTAAAGCTTCAATTAGATACTTTAGATTTATGTAACAATCTTTTTATAGAAACTAATCCTGTTCCTGTTAAAACAGCTTTAAATTTAATGGGAATGAAAGTTGGACCATTTAGATTACCTTTATGTGAAATGGATACTAAAAATGAAGAAATTTTAAAAGAATCACTAAAATTTTATAAATTACTATAA